From Oscillospiraceae bacterium CM, a single genomic window includes:
- a CDS encoding NAD(P)/FAD-dependent oxidoreductase: MAEKTAIIIGAGPAGLTAAYMLLRDTDIRPIILEETPFIGGISRTAAFNGNRIDLGGHRFFSKNEDVMTLWRELMPVQGAPAYDDKMLSRQKDFFPDGPDPEKTDRVLLLRDRVSRIFYLRRFFDYPITLKAQTLLNMGLLRTLRAGFGYLHAALFKRREKTLEDFYINRFGKPLYTMFFEDYTEKVWGVHPSRIAPDWGAQRVRGLSLSKAVLNMLRRPFARNNNQRIETSLIESFYYPKKGPGQLWEALAERVVSLGGTIHLSTKAASFAVENSKVAAVTAVKDGETSVFRGDYVLSSMPVRDLVANMGGDVPADVRAIAEGLPYRDFMTAGLLVKQLEIQNETRFKTLANIVPDCWIYVQEREVQLGRMQIFNNWSPYMVKDPENTVFIGLEYFCNAGDAMWTMTDRAFCDFAAFELEKIGVIRRENILDSVCIRVPKAYPAYFGTYEAFSDVRRYLDTVSNLYCIGRNGQHKYNNMDHSMLTAMEAVRCIREGKTSKNDVWNVNTESDYHEAKAE; the protein is encoded by the coding sequence ATGGCTGAAAAAACGGCGATCATCATCGGGGCGGGGCCAGCCGGTCTCACGGCGGCCTATATGCTGCTGCGTGATACCGATATTCGTCCCATCATCCTTGAAGAGACGCCATTCATCGGCGGCATTTCGCGGACGGCGGCGTTTAACGGCAATAGGATTGACCTCGGCGGGCACCGCTTTTTTTCAAAAAATGAAGACGTGATGACACTGTGGCGGGAATTGATGCCTGTGCAAGGCGCGCCCGCGTATGACGACAAAATGCTCTCCCGGCAAAAGGATTTCTTCCCAGACGGGCCGGACCCGGAAAAAACCGACCGCGTCCTGCTCCTGCGCGACAGGGTCTCGCGTATTTTTTACCTGCGGCGCTTTTTTGACTACCCGATCACGCTCAAGGCGCAGACACTCTTAAACATGGGTCTTCTGCGCACGCTGAGGGCCGGGTTCGGCTATCTGCACGCCGCGCTTTTCAAGCGCCGAGAGAAGACGCTGGAGGACTTTTATATTAACCGCTTCGGCAAGCCGCTTTACACCATGTTTTTCGAGGACTATACCGAAAAGGTCTGGGGCGTGCACCCGTCGCGCATTGCGCCGGACTGGGGCGCGCAGCGCGTGCGCGGCCTGTCCCTGTCGAAGGCGGTTTTGAACATGCTGAGAAGACCGTTTGCGCGCAACAATAATCAGCGCATTGAAACGTCGCTGATTGAGTCGTTTTATTATCCGAAAAAGGGACCGGGGCAGCTTTGGGAGGCGCTTGCCGAGCGCGTTGTGTCCCTCGGCGGCACGATTCATTTGTCGACCAAGGCCGCTTCGTTCGCTGTTGAAAACAGCAAGGTTGCGGCTGTTACCGCCGTGAAGGACGGGGAAACAAGCGTTTTCCGGGGTGATTATGTCCTCTCGTCTATGCCTGTTAGGGACCTTGTCGCCAATATGGGCGGCGACGTCCCCGCGGATGTCCGGGCGATTGCCGAGGGGCTCCCCTACCGCGATTTTATGACGGCCGGCCTGCTCGTTAAACAGCTTGAAATCCAGAACGAGACGCGCTTTAAAACACTCGCCAACATCGTGCCGGATTGCTGGATTTACGTGCAGGAGCGCGAGGTGCAGCTTGGACGAATGCAGATCTTCAACAACTGGTCGCCTTATATGGTCAAAGACCCTGAAAACACCGTTTTTATCGGACTGGAATATTTCTGCAACGCGGGTGACGCGATGTGGACGATGACCGACCGCGCGTTTTGTGACTTTGCCGCCTTTGAGCTTGAGAAAATCGGTGTGATCCGCCGCGAGAACATATTAGACAGCGTCTGCATCCGGGTTCCAAAGGCCTACCCCGCCTATTTTGGCACATATGAGGCGTTTTCGGACGTGCGGCGGTACCTTGATACCGTATCAAACCTTTATTGTATCGGGCGCAACGGCCAGCACAAGTATAACAACATGGATCACTCCATGCTGACGGCTATGGAGGCCGTCCGCTGTATTCGGGAAGGCAAAACGAGCAAAAACGACGTTTGGAACGTCAACACCGAATCCGATTATCACGAAGCGAAGGCCGAATAA
- a CDS encoding NADH-quinone oxidoreductase subunit NuoF has translation MNIIKNRDELTKLRDTIKSQQSTYKNTIYVCGGAGCVSSHCDEIVKTLTKAVEDSGLSKDIRIVVTGCIGLCAYGPCLVVDPDGVFYGNLTPEKVLAIVDRHLKGGEIAKEFCYYDEDKGDYLPFMKDIGFFSEQVKIALRNCGRVDFASVEDYIANDGYQALAKVIMDMGREKTVQEILDSGLRGRGGAGFPTGIKWQAGMNQPGDQKYMICNADEGDPGAFMDRSVLEGDPHSVIEAMAIAGFVIGANKGYVYVRAEYPIAVERLGNALDQARAAGLLGTNILGTGFEFDIEIRIGAGAFVCGEETALINSIEGKRGEPRQKPPFPFQSGLWNVPTIINNVETLANVPAIILKGAAWFSSYGVGKSRGTKVFALAGDIVNAGIIEIPMGMSLRNVIYKMGGGMKDGKAFKAVQSGGPSGGCLTSDHLDVSVDYESLSAMGAIMGSGGLIAMDENTCLVDTARYFMEFVQDESCGHCVPCRNGTKRMLELLLKITSGRGEMTDLDELADLAVTVGATAMCGLGQTAPNPVLTTLKYFKDEYLAHVVDKKCPAHICKALGTYTIDPEKCRGCTACAKKCPADAITGEVKKPHVISLEKCIKCGACMEACKFDAVAYN, from the coding sequence ATGAACATCATCAAAAACAGGGACGAACTGACAAAGCTGCGCGATACGATTAAGAGCCAGCAGTCTACTTACAAAAACACGATTTACGTCTGCGGCGGCGCTGGCTGTGTGTCCTCACACTGCGACGAGATTGTTAAAACTCTCACCAAGGCTGTCGAAGACAGCGGACTTTCAAAGGACATTCGGATTGTTGTCACGGGCTGCATCGGCCTGTGTGCCTACGGGCCCTGCCTCGTTGTTGATCCCGACGGCGTTTTCTATGGCAACCTCACACCCGAAAAGGTTCTCGCAATCGTCGACCGCCATCTCAAGGGCGGCGAAATTGCCAAGGAATTCTGCTATTACGACGAAGATAAAGGCGATTATCTGCCTTTCATGAAAGATATCGGTTTCTTCTCCGAGCAGGTCAAAATCGCGCTGCGCAACTGCGGCCGCGTTGACTTCGCTTCCGTCGAGGATTACATTGCCAACGACGGATATCAGGCTCTGGCCAAGGTTATAATGGATATGGGTCGTGAGAAGACCGTTCAGGAAATCCTTGACTCCGGCCTTCGCGGCCGCGGCGGCGCGGGCTTCCCCACCGGCATCAAATGGCAGGCCGGTATGAATCAGCCCGGCGACCAGAAGTATATGATCTGCAACGCCGACGAAGGCGACCCGGGCGCATTCATGGACAGAAGCGTTCTGGAAGGCGACCCGCACAGCGTTATCGAGGCCATGGCGATTGCCGGTTTTGTCATCGGCGCGAACAAAGGCTACGTTTACGTCCGCGCGGAGTATCCGATTGCTGTTGAGCGTCTTGGCAACGCCCTTGACCAGGCCCGCGCAGCCGGTCTCCTCGGCACCAACATCCTCGGCACCGGCTTTGAGTTTGACATTGAAATCCGCATCGGCGCCGGCGCGTTCGTCTGCGGTGAAGAGACGGCACTCATTAACTCCATCGAAGGCAAACGCGGCGAGCCCCGCCAGAAGCCGCCATTCCCCTTCCAGTCCGGTCTGTGGAATGTGCCGACGATCATCAACAACGTTGAGACACTCGCAAACGTCCCGGCGATCATCCTCAAGGGCGCCGCGTGGTTCTCTTCCTACGGTGTCGGCAAGAGCCGCGGCACAAAGGTCTTTGCGCTCGCGGGCGACATAGTCAACGCCGGTATTATTGAAATCCCGATGGGCATGTCCCTGCGCAACGTCATCTACAAGATGGGCGGCGGCATGAAAGACGGTAAAGCCTTTAAGGCCGTTCAGTCCGGTGGCCCGTCCGGCGGCTGCCTGACAAGCGATCACCTCGACGTCTCGGTTGACTACGAAAGCCTTTCCGCGATGGGTGCCATCATGGGCTCCGGCGGCCTCATTGCGATGGACGAGAACACCTGCCTCGTTGACACGGCCAGATACTTCATGGAATTCGTTCAGGACGAGAGCTGCGGCCACTGCGTCCCCTGCCGCAACGGCACAAAGCGCATGCTTGAGCTCCTTCTGAAGATCACATCCGGCCGCGGCGAGATGACAGACCTCGACGAGCTCGCCGATCTGGCGGTTACCGTCGGCGCGACGGCGATGTGCGGCCTTGGCCAGACAGCGCCGAACCCCGTTCTCACGACACTTAAATACTTCAAGGACGAGTACCTTGCCCACGTCGTGGACAAGAAATGCCCGGCCCATATCTGCAAGGCACTCGGCACCTACACGATTGACCCCGAGAAATGCCGCGGCTGCACCGCCTGCGCCAAGAAGTGCCCGGCCGACGCCATCACCGGTGAGGTCAAGAAACCCCACGTGATCAGCCTGGAAAAATGCATCAAGTGCGGCGCTTGCATGGAAGCCTGCAAATTCGATGCGGTAGCCTATAATTAA
- a CDS encoding trypsin-like peptidase domain-containing protein, protein MKKRLLPVFLIFLLLTALVPTTALASGGLSNFVKTHTYKSGYFKDVAVTDWFTPYVQASYEYGLISGKGAGRFDPNGRLTLAEAVKLAACIHEIYYNGAANFSNGSPWYRPYADEALNAGILDVDYPNYDAPATRSEFALILSKALPAEALAVKNRVDDNAVPDVPLGFTYSDAVYELYRAGVLTGCDTTGAFRPNNTITRAEAASIVTRMANAAFRRSQTLKLSLTAEQLYKKCAPAVFYILIYDVNGKAVKSGSGFFIDGDGTAVTNYHVIVGASKAVVTTADGKEYNVSGVYDYSEERDLALIQVDGTGFASLALADGDVRTGAAAFAIGSPFGLKNSFSEGLVSYAARNIGGQTYIQTTAAISSGSSGGALLDASGKVLGVTTATATGAQNLNIAVPAGEIQSLDKDTLQSFASILPDTVYYNAYFPAPDFGAVVGSYPFLSQPGDDAMTYYYAVDAMNVPVDDALASYEKLLEQNCFSFFGYTIEESGIISYYINGSYNILLSVGYVTYNGVDSIRIELIQM, encoded by the coding sequence ATGAAAAAGCGACTTCTGCCCGTTTTCCTCATTTTTCTCCTGCTGACGGCGCTCGTTCCGACAACGGCGCTCGCGTCAGGCGGCTTATCCAACTTCGTCAAGACGCATACATATAAAAGCGGGTATTTTAAAGACGTCGCCGTGACCGACTGGTTCACGCCTTACGTGCAGGCCTCCTATGAATACGGGCTTATAAGCGGCAAAGGTGCCGGGCGGTTTGACCCGAACGGCCGCCTCACGCTGGCGGAAGCCGTTAAGCTGGCTGCCTGCATCCATGAAATCTATTATAACGGCGCAGCCAATTTTTCAAACGGGTCGCCCTGGTACCGCCCCTATGCCGATGAAGCGCTGAACGCCGGGATACTCGACGTTGACTATCCCAATTATGACGCACCGGCTACGCGCTCGGAATTTGCCCTTATACTCTCCAAGGCGCTGCCCGCTGAGGCGCTCGCCGTCAAAAACAGGGTGGACGACAATGCCGTGCCGGACGTGCCTCTCGGTTTTACATACAGTGATGCCGTCTACGAGCTTTACAGGGCGGGCGTTCTAACCGGGTGTGACACGACGGGGGCCTTCCGGCCGAACAATACGATCACGCGCGCGGAAGCCGCGTCCATCGTCACACGCATGGCAAACGCCGCCTTCCGCCGCAGCCAAACCTTAAAGCTCAGCCTCACAGCCGAGCAGCTTTATAAAAAATGTGCACCGGCCGTCTTTTATATCCTGATTTATGATGTCAACGGCAAGGCCGTTAAATCCGGCAGCGGCTTTTTTATTGACGGAGACGGTACGGCCGTTACGAATTACCATGTCATCGTCGGCGCGTCAAAAGCCGTCGTCACGACGGCTGACGGCAAGGAATACAACGTCTCCGGCGTCTATGATTACAGCGAGGAAAGAGACCTCGCGCTCATCCAGGTCGATGGGACAGGCTTTGCATCCCTCGCCTTGGCTGACGGTGATGTCCGGACCGGCGCGGCTGCCTTTGCCATCGGCAGCCCGTTTGGGCTTAAAAACTCCTTCTCCGAAGGCCTTGTATCTTACGCCGCACGCAATATCGGCGGCCAGACATATATTCAGACAACGGCGGCTATTTCTTCCGGCAGCAGCGGCGGCGCGCTCTTAGACGCCTCCGGCAAGGTGCTCGGCGTCACGACGGCGACGGCCACCGGTGCGCAGAATCTCAATATAGCCGTCCCGGCCGGCGAGATTCAGTCGCTCGACAAAGACACGCTGCAGTCGTTTGCGTCCATTCTGCCGGACACGGTGTATTATAACGCCTATTTCCCGGCGCCGGACTTTGGGGCTGTCGTGGGGTCGTATCCGTTCCTGTCGCAGCCGGGTGACGACGCGATGACATATTATTACGCTGTTGATGCGATGAACGTGCCCGTTGATGACGCGCTGGCAAGCTATGAAAAGCTTCTGGAGCAAAACTGCTTCAGCTTCTTCGGTTACACCATTGAAGAAAGCGGCATCATCAGCTATTACATCAATGGCTCATATAACATTCTCCTGTCCGTCGGCTATGTGACGTATAACGGGGTCGACAGTATCCGCATCGAGCTCATCCAGATGTAA
- a CDS encoding phospholipid carrier-dependent glycosyltransferase has translation MMDRHRAAGQTHGPFGGFLTYIWLFCGLFILYLLLSPYVRLDGTSAAYYPAFLPYEGDALVRFFMAVSLLLALLVAIYWALGHRLTFQRGVFLLLFAGILLRFGYMLYTPFFVRGHDVSTLDGYGHLAYIYRLFAGEGLADTSAGQYYHPPLDHLAAALTARLFAFLTGETKLDTIFEACRLVPCFASSALLILSYRLFQALGFSKRAVLLAVSIVAFHPTFVLLAASINNDMLMVFFFMAAFLYTVRWYGAPTYRNILIIAVLIGCAMMTKLSGALIAFYTGFVFLLVLAQHLRTRSALPLFGQFAAFSAVCFPLGLWYPLRNLRLFGQPLGYVAPISVTSQLYVGDRPPSERFLTFSLRQMLQTPFCDPFSDTRLWEYAVRCALFGEFVFPARHEPVARSLIVFSLALIVISLGAMLYFLFFARREEQFAVRSFAAVWVILIASYIFFNIQYPFGCTMDFRYIVPTVITGAAFLGLLLERLRGGGLKTAGAVALCSVSGAFCLLSAVFFII, from the coding sequence TTGATGGACAGACACCGCGCCGCCGGACAGACGCATGGCCCGTTTGGCGGCTTTTTGACGTATATCTGGTTATTTTGCGGCTTATTTATCTTATATTTGCTTTTATCGCCTTACGTCCGGCTGGACGGGACAAGCGCCGCTTACTACCCGGCTTTTCTCCCCTATGAGGGAGATGCGCTCGTTCGGTTTTTTATGGCGGTGTCACTTCTTCTGGCGCTTTTGGTCGCTATTTACTGGGCGCTGGGGCATCGGCTGACATTTCAAAGGGGCGTTTTCCTTCTCCTTTTCGCCGGTATTCTTTTACGTTTTGGTTATATGCTTTACACACCTTTTTTTGTGAGGGGACACGATGTTTCAACGCTTGACGGATACGGCCATCTGGCGTATATTTATCGCCTTTTTGCCGGAGAGGGCCTTGCCGACACGTCTGCCGGGCAGTATTACCACCCGCCGCTTGACCACCTTGCCGCGGCACTCACGGCGCGCCTTTTTGCTTTTTTAACGGGCGAGACAAAATTGGACACGATCTTTGAAGCGTGCCGCCTTGTCCCCTGTTTTGCCTCGTCGGCGCTTCTAATACTCTCCTATCGCCTGTTTCAGGCGCTCGGCTTTTCAAAGCGGGCCGTGCTCCTTGCCGTTTCAATCGTGGCGTTTCACCCGACGTTTGTTTTGCTTGCGGCCAGCATCAACAATGACATGCTGATGGTCTTCTTTTTCATGGCGGCGTTTTTATACACCGTCCGCTGGTACGGCGCCCCAACATATCGAAACATCTTGATCATTGCCGTCTTGATCGGCTGCGCCATGATGACGAAGCTGTCCGGCGCCTTGATAGCCTTTTATACGGGATTTGTGTTTCTTCTGGTGCTGGCACAGCACCTCAGAACACGCAGCGCTCTGCCCCTTTTTGGGCAGTTTGCCGCTTTTTCCGCCGTCTGTTTTCCGCTTGGCTTGTGGTATCCGCTGCGCAACCTGCGCCTCTTCGGCCAGCCGCTTGGCTATGTGGCCCCTATTTCAGTGACGAGCCAGCTCTATGTTGGGGACAGGCCGCCGAGCGAGCGATTTTTGACATTTTCCCTCCGCCAGATGCTTCAAACGCCGTTTTGCGACCCGTTTTCCGACACCCGGCTGTGGGAATACGCCGTGCGCTGCGCGCTGTTCGGGGAGTTTGTCTTTCCGGCGCGTCACGAGCCGGTAGCTCGTTCGCTCATCGTTTTTAGCCTTGCGCTGATCGTTATTTCGCTGGGGGCTATGCTCTATTTCCTCTTTTTTGCCCGGCGGGAAGAACAATTCGCCGTGCGGAGCTTTGCCGCCGTTTGGGTCATATTAATCGCGTCGTATATTTTCTTCAATATCCAGTACCCGTTCGGCTGCACGATGGACTTCCGCTACATCGTGCCGACTGTTATAACGGGCGCCGCGTTTCTCGGGCTGCTGTTAGAGCGCCTCCGCGGCGGCGGCCTAAAAACGGCGGGCGCTGTTGCGCTCTGCTCTGTCAGCGGCGCGTTCTGTCTTCTCTCCGCCGTCTTTTTCATCATTTGA
- a CDS encoding iron hydrogenase small subunit, translating to MIELTINGKKVSAPDGSTILQCAKLAGIKIPTLCNLPGIHVNGSCRICVVEVEGQRNLMASCIVKAANGMVVKTNTEKVRKARKTLYDLLISNHPQDCNFCSRNQSCELQELGSTLGVMETRIPNKYTPALLDISPSITRDPSKCVLCRRCVTACNEIQAVGAIGSQNRGFDTTISPAMDLPLESVNCAMCGQCSAVCPTGAIVETDAMTKVWDALLDPNKRVVVQVAPAVRAALGEEFGMEVGTRVTGKMATALHDLGFDDVFDTNFTADLTIIEEGTELLGRLKAALTGGQAVLPMLTSCSPGWIKHIEHAFPNELDHLSSCKSPHTMLGALAKSYYAQKIGVDPKDMYVVSVMPCTAKKYEIQRPEMQVDGNFDVDAVLTTRELARMIKTMGIDFVNLPDGTFDAPLGFSTGAADIFGVTGGVMEAALRTVYELTTGRELPFAGLHVTPIVGLENIKEAAVTFENVKPEYSFLEGVTARIAVASGLKNADVLMKQIADGTSPYHFIEIMGCPGGCINGGGQPRMVGKPEDYRSRRMKAIYDEDESKTLRKSHENPDMMKLYTEFLHEPNGHVAHHLLHTTYTPRGNFNECVAK from the coding sequence ATGATTGAATTGACAATTAACGGCAAGAAAGTGTCTGCCCCCGACGGCTCGACGATTCTGCAGTGCGCCAAACTCGCCGGTATTAAAATCCCCACGCTGTGCAACCTTCCCGGCATTCATGTCAACGGCTCCTGCCGCATCTGCGTTGTCGAGGTCGAGGGACAGAGAAACCTGATGGCCTCTTGTATCGTCAAAGCGGCGAACGGCATGGTCGTCAAAACGAATACCGAAAAGGTTCGCAAGGCCAGAAAAACGCTTTACGATCTTCTCATCTCCAACCACCCGCAGGACTGCAACTTCTGCTCGCGCAACCAGAGCTGCGAACTTCAGGAGCTCGGCAGCACCCTCGGCGTTATGGAGACGCGCATCCCCAACAAGTACACACCCGCGCTTCTGGACATCTCCCCGTCCATCACGCGCGATCCGTCCAAGTGCGTCCTCTGCCGCCGCTGCGTGACAGCCTGTAACGAAATTCAGGCGGTCGGCGCGATCGGCAGCCAGAACAGAGGCTTCGACACGACGATCTCCCCGGCGATGGACCTGCCACTTGAGAGCGTTAACTGCGCTATGTGCGGCCAGTGCTCTGCCGTCTGCCCGACGGGCGCTATTGTTGAGACGGACGCCATGACGAAGGTCTGGGACGCGCTGCTTGATCCCAACAAACGCGTTGTCGTTCAGGTTGCGCCTGCCGTTCGCGCCGCGCTTGGCGAAGAGTTCGGCATGGAAGTCGGTACGCGCGTGACCGGCAAAATGGCGACAGCTCTGCACGACCTCGGCTTTGACGATGTTTTCGACACCAACTTCACGGCCGACCTCACCATCATCGAGGAAGGCACCGAGCTGCTCGGCCGCCTGAAGGCTGCCCTTACCGGCGGCCAGGCTGTGCTCCCGATGCTCACGAGCTGCTCCCCCGGATGGATCAAGCACATCGAGCACGCTTTCCCGAACGAGCTCGATCACCTCTCCAGCTGCAAGAGCCCGCACACAATGCTCGGCGCGCTCGCAAAAAGCTACTACGCGCAGAAGATCGGCGTTGACCCGAAAGACATGTACGTCGTCTCCGTTATGCCCTGCACGGCGAAGAAGTACGAAATCCAGCGCCCGGAGATGCAGGTTGACGGCAACTTTGACGTTGACGCTGTCCTCACAACGCGCGAGCTGGCCCGCATGATCAAGACGATGGGCATCGATTTTGTCAATCTCCCGGACGGCACGTTTGACGCACCGCTTGGCTTCTCCACCGGCGCCGCCGACATCTTCGGCGTCACGGGCGGCGTTATGGAAGCGGCGCTCCGCACAGTGTACGAGCTCACAACGGGCCGCGAGCTGCCCTTCGCCGGGCTGCACGTCACCCCGATTGTCGGCCTTGAGAACATCAAGGAAGCCGCCGTCACGTTTGAAAACGTTAAGCCGGAGTATTCCTTCCTCGAAGGCGTCACGGCGCGCATCGCTGTTGCCAGCGGCCTGAAGAATGCCGATGTTTTGATGAAGCAGATCGCAGACGGCACAAGCCCGTACCACTTCATCGAGATCATGGGCTGCCCCGGCGGCTGCATCAACGGCGGCGGCCAGCCCCGTATGGTCGGCAAGCCCGAGGACTATAGATCCCGCCGCATGAAGGCCATCTACGACGAGGACGAGAGCAAGACGCTGCGTAAATCCCACGAGAACCCGGATATGATGAAGCTTTACACGGAGTTCCTGCACGAGCCCAACGGCCATGTGGCGCATCACCTCCTGCACACAACATACACCCCGCGCGGCAACTTCAACGAGTGCGTTGCGAAATAA
- a CDS encoding peptide deformylase, with product MPLRQLRTFQDPDLEKQCRPVTDINAHVLALLDDLAETLESLPEAVSLAANQIGILRRLAVVRTDSGIQKLINPAIVEQSGSQEIDEDCLCYKDIEGIMLRPEKIVVEALNEKGEKLTLALEGAEASKFCHLIDHLDGKVLIKQIHRFVSAPLDGEE from the coding sequence GTGCCGCTTAGACAGCTCAGAACATTTCAGGACCCTGATTTGGAAAAACAGTGCCGCCCCGTTACCGATATAAACGCCCATGTCCTGGCTCTGCTCGATGACCTCGCCGAGACGCTTGAAAGCCTGCCGGAAGCCGTCTCTCTGGCGGCCAATCAGATCGGGATATTGCGCCGCCTCGCCGTTGTCAGAACAGACAGCGGAATTCAAAAGCTCATCAATCCCGCCATCGTCGAGCAGTCCGGCAGTCAGGAGATTGACGAAGACTGCCTGTGCTATAAGGATATCGAGGGCATCATGCTACGACCGGAAAAAATCGTTGTGGAAGCGCTCAACGAAAAAGGGGAGAAGCTGACGCTCGCACTTGAAGGCGCGGAAGCCTCAAAATTCTGCCACCTCATCGATCATCTCGACGGCAAAGTCCTCATCAAACAGATTCACCGCTTCGTCAGCGCCCCCCTCGACGGCGAAGAATAA
- a CDS encoding GtrA family protein produces MKPLFFEVFRYLLVGGASTLIDFATLYLFNNTLPDLHGYRLYIAAALGFLAGLVFNYVLSLAFVFQTAKTKGAGRGAAAFMLFAVIGGTGLGLTELGMYIGVALFMWHYLFVKILVTGIVFFWNYLSRKILIFR; encoded by the coding sequence ATGAAGCCGCTATTTTTCGAAGTGTTCCGCTATCTCCTTGTCGGTGGCGCGTCAACGCTGATTGACTTTGCAACGCTCTACCTTTTTAACAACACATTGCCCGACCTTCACGGGTACAGGCTTTATATCGCGGCGGCGCTCGGCTTTTTGGCGGGTCTTGTTTTCAACTATGTCCTGTCGCTCGCGTTTGTCTTTCAGACGGCAAAGACAAAGGGCGCGGGGCGCGGGGCGGCGGCGTTTATGCTTTTTGCCGTTATCGGCGGTACGGGGCTGGGGCTGACGGAGCTTGGCATGTACATTGGCGTTGCCCTTTTCATGTGGCATTACTTATTTGTCAAAATCCTTGTGACAGGGATTGTTTTTTTCTGGAATTACCTGTCGCGAAAAATACTGATTTTCAGGTAG